One Anser cygnoides isolate HZ-2024a breed goose chromosome 4, Taihu_goose_T2T_genome, whole genome shotgun sequence genomic region harbors:
- the NUDT6 gene encoding nucleoside diphosphate-linked moiety X motif 6, translating to MLPRLPSILTPIELETRKHVAGAAALGWFPQISRLTWWPRVCLSASVAQWQKEGRVAVWLHIPILQSRLAAVAASQGFTFHHAESGSATLTRWLGEGPSRLPGYATHQLGVAGAVLDESTGKVLVVQDRNKTVNAWKFPGGLSNPGEDIGDTAVREVFEETGIKSEFKSILSIRQQHQHPGAFGKSDMYIICRLEPSSFNINFCQQECLRCEWMDLDELARTKHATAITSNVAKLLLYGYREGFDKIDITMREFPAVYTGRFYKLYHRELPESYRNMT from the exons ATGCTCCCACGCCTGCCGTCAATACTAACAC CGATAGAGCTCGAAACCAGAAAGCACGTGGCTGGGGCGGCCGCCCTGGGCTGGTTCCCCCAAATCTCACGCCTGACTTGGTGGCCCCGCGTCTGTCTTTCAGCCTCGGTCGCCCAGTGGCAGAAGGAAGGCCGGGTCGCCGTCTGGCTGCACATCCCCATCCTCCAGAGCAGGCTGGCGGCGGTGGCCGCGTCGCAAGGCTTCACCTTCCACCATGCTGAGTCAGGCTCGGCCACCTTGACGCGGTGGCTGGGCGAGGGGCCCAGCAGGCTGCCCGGGTACGCCACCCACCAGCTGGGAGTCGCAG gTGCTGTTTTAGATGAAAGCACTGGAAAGGTGTTGGTTGTACAAGACAGAAATAAG ACTGTAAATGCATGGAAATTTCCAGGAGGTCTGTCTAATCCAGGTGAAGACATTG GAGACACAGCAGTTCGAGAGGTTTTTGAAGAGACTGGCATCAAGTCAGAGTTCAAGTCCATCCTAAGCATAAGACAGCAACACCAGCACCCCGGAGCCTTTGGCAAGTCGGACATGTACATCATCTGCCGCCTGGAGCCCTCCTCCTTCAACATCAACTTCTGCCAGCAGGAGTGCCTGAGGTGTGAGTGGATGGACCTCGATGAGCTTGCCAGGACAAAGCACGCTACTGCCATCACCAGCAACGTAGCTAAGCTGTTACTTTACGGATACCGGGAAGGATTCGATAAGATTGATATAACCATGAGAGAGTTTCCAGCTGTTTACACAGGCCGGTTCTACAAACTATACCACAGGGAGCTGCCCGAGTCCTACAGAAACATGACATGA